In the genome of Dehalococcoidales bacterium, the window GAAGTTCATGTGGACTGGCATTATAATTCCACCTGAAGATAGCATTGATTTTTATTGTGACATATGCCGAAAGTCTCTTGTTGGAAATAGACAGTTTGTTTTTGCTATGAATAGTCGTGACTTTTTAAACTATAAACCTTCTGAAGAAGGTGATTTTGTAAATATTGGGAGTGAATGTGTAAAGAAAATGTCTCAGACTGGAGATCCTGTTTGGGATGTGAAATCGTCTGATTTTGGAGAACCATGAAAAATCTTCTTGAACGATTGGAGTTGACGGAGGCAAAGGGTGCAGTGATTCACGTCCGGGAACTTCCTGGTGCTATCCGTAAGGTGCTCAAGGAAGTGGGATTCAAAAAGAGCGACATCACGGTGGTGCCCGAGGATCGCGTGAGTCTGCAGGGGTATTCCGGGGAGGGATACCGGGCATTTGCGGCTGTGGTGAACCTCGAGACCGGACAGTACAGTCTGCATTGGGGAGACTGGGGTGGCCCGAATGCTTATGCGAAGAAGGCTGTGGATTGGGACGACAAGAAGCACGCGATACCGCCGAACAAGGGTGCTGTGGTGCTCGGATACCAGGGCGGCACGGGGCCGGTAGGGGCCACGGTCTACGTCCATCCAGATACCATTTCGGGATTCTTGCCGCCGCAACACGATCTCACGGACAGACAGCAATCGATCTTGGGCATGTGCCGATATACATCGGCGTATAAGAAAGAACTTTTTCAACGGAACGACGTGACCCCCGAAGAGATAGACGATTTGGTGAAAGCGGGGTTCATTGCCAGGTCGAGCAGCGGAGCCACAAGGCTTACCATATCGGGCAAGAACGTAGTTCAGGGTATGCGGTGGTAAGGAGTAGCAGGTCATGAAAGAACTGATTGAGCGAATGGATACGCGGGACATCAGGGAGCTGATAGACTACGCCGAGCAACTTGGGGACATATCGAGGGATATAGAGAAGATGCTGTCTCGGCCGAATGCCGGGCGAGTCTTGGGCGACGAATTACGCACCATACGGAAGGCCGTAGACATGATTGACAGTGCGTGGTCAGAGGTAGGCGAGCGAATTTCTCGAGCGGAAAACCTAAAATAAGTTGACAAATTATTTTAGGTTATTATAATAATAGTATGAAGATTTGCAAATATACAGGAAGTAAAATGTTGGGATGCAGGGGGTACAAGGGGTATGGGGACGGAACAACCGACGATGATGATGGAGACAAGAAAAACGAGATCGTCCGGGTAGGGTTTCGCGGCGGCGAAATAGAGGCGGTACAGCTACCAGACGGATCGGTCTGGGTTTCGGTGCGCCGGGTCTGCGAGCACCTCGGGATTGACCCATGGAATCAGCAATTGAAACTCAAGGAACAGCCTTGGGCTCGTACCGTGATTATCACGGTACCAGACGTAAGGGGCCATAAGCAGGAAGCTTTCATGCTCCATCTGGACAACCTGCCTATGTGGTTGACGAAGATCAATCGTAACAAGGTGAGCCCTGATACTCAGCCTTTGCTGGATGCGTATCAGAAAGAGGCGGACGGAGTTTTGAGAGATTATTTTTACGGCAGGTCGCCAATGAAGATGCCTACATATGTGGAGGCTCTTCGGCAGCTAGCTGATCAGCTCGAGACAAACGCTAAAATCAAAAACGAAAACCACATGCTCAAGCTCAAGGGTAAGGTGGACCGGCCTTTTATTCTTGCTGGTAAAGCCATGATCAATACCGAGGCTTACTGCAAAATTGCCGAATTTGCAAAGTCGGTCAAAATCGACGGCAAGATTTTAGGCCCGCTCAAGATGTTCCAGTTCTTGCGCGCGAAAGGGGTTTTATTCAAAAAACCTCACGGGGATAACCTACCATATCAGTGCCATATCGACACCGGGAGATTTATCGTGCAGCAGGGCACGCATCCGGATGGACACGGCGGGGAGAAGATTCACCATACGACGTATATCACCCGAAAAGGGGAGGGGTACGTCATAAACCTCATGATCAACGATCCTCTTTTTTTGCACATGTCGATTACAGTACGAGGCGAAAACCGGGTTATGTTCTAGTAGTTTTAAAAAAAAATCTACATCTTTAATGTTGACAAACTATATTGAGATGTTATCTTTATTATAGGAGGTA includes:
- a CDS encoding phage antirepressor N-terminal domain-containing protein, yielding MLGCRGYKGYGDGTTDDDDGDKKNEIVRVGFRGGEIEAVQLPDGSVWVSVRRVCEHLGIDPWNQQLKLKEQPWARTVIITVPDVRGHKQEAFMLHLDNLPMWLTKINRNKVSPDTQPLLDAYQKEADGVLRDYFYGRSPMKMPTYVEALRQLADQLETNAKIKNENHMLKLKGKVDRPFILAGKAMINTEAYCKIAEFAKSVKIDGKILGPLKMFQFLRAKGVLFKKPHGDNLPYQCHIDTGRFIVQQGTHPDGHGGEKIHHTTYITRKGEGYVINLMINDPLFLHMSITVRGENRVMF